A region from the Drosophila takahashii strain IR98-3 E-12201 chromosome 2L, DtakHiC1v2, whole genome shotgun sequence genome encodes:
- the Tpr2 gene encoding dnaJ homolog subfamily C member 7 isoform X1 has protein sequence MDDEVIEISDSEREETSSNSEMDVELTVEQPGVDANVAAAEEIVPKDAATIAEEKKKLGNDQYKAQNYQNALKLYTDAISLCPDSAAYYGNRAACYMMLLNYNSALTDARHAIRIDPGFEKAYVRVAKCCLALGDIIGTEQAVKMVAELNSQSTAVAGEQTASQKLRQLEATIQTNYDTKAYRNVVFYLDSALKLAPACLRYRLLKAECLAYLGRCDEALDIAVGVMKLDTTSADAIYVRGLCLYYTDNLEKGILHFERALTLDPDHYKSKQMRSKCKQLKEMKENGNMLFKSGRYREAHVIYTDALKIDEHNKDINSKLLYNRALVNTRIGNQREAVADCNRVLELNNQYLKALLLRARCYNDLEKFEESVADYETALQLEKTPEIKRLLREAKFALKKSKRKDYYKILGIGRSATDDEIKKAYRKKALVHHPDRHANSSAEERKEEELKFKEVGEAYAILSDARKKARYDSGQDIEEQEQADFDPNQMFRSFFQFNGGGAGGGRGNSFNFEF, from the exons ATGGACGACGAAGTCATCGAGATTAGCGATAGCGAACGCGAGGAAACCTCATCGAATTCCGAGATGGACGTTGAATTAACGGTGGAGCAGCCGGGCGTCGACGCCAACGTCGCAGCGGCAGAGGAAATTGTGCCCAAGGACGCGGCAAC CATCGCCGAAGAGAAGAAGAAACTGGGCAACGACCAATACAAGGCGCAGAACTATCAGAATGCGCTCAAGCTCTACACAGACGCCATCTCGTTGTGTCCGGACTCGGCGGCCTATTACGGCAATCGTGCCGCCTGCTACATGATGCTGCTCAACTATAATAGCGCCCTCACAGACGCCCGCCACGCCATCCGCATCGATCCGGGCTTCGAGAAGGCCTACGTCCGGGTGGCCAAGTGCTGTCTGGCCCTGGGCGACATCATTGGCACCGAACAGGCGGTCAAAATGGTCGCCGAGCTGAATTCGCAGAGCACTGCTGTGGCTGGCGAACAGACGGCTTCGCAGAAGTTGCGCCAACTGGAGGCCACCATCCAGACGAACTACGATACAAAAGCCTATCGCAATGTGGTCTTTTACCTGGACAGCGCCCTGAAATTGGCACCCGCTTGCCTGAG ATACCGCCTGCTCAAGGCCGAATGCCTTGCCTATTTGGGCCGCTGTGACGAGGCCTTGGACATTGCCGTCGGGGTAATGAAGCTGGACACCACATCGGCGGATGCGATTTACGTGCGGGGACTGTGCCTCTACTACACGGACAACCTGGAGAAGGGCATCCTGCACTTCGAGCGCGCCCTGACCCTCGATCCCGATCACTACAAGTCCAAGCAGATGCGCAGCAAGTGCAAGCAGCTCAAGGAGATGAAGGAGAACGGCAACATGCTGTTCAAATCGGGCCGGTATCGCGAGGCGCATGTCATCTACACGGACGCCCTGAAGATCGACGAGCACAACAAGGACATCAACTCGAAGCTGCTCTACAATCGGGCGCTGGTCAACACACGTATCGGCAATCAGCGCGAGGCTGTGGCCGATTGCAATCGAGTGCTGGAGCTGAATAACCAGTATCTGAAGGCCCTGCTGTTGCGCGCCCGCTGCTACAATGATCTGGAGAAGTTCGAGGAGTCGGTGGCCGACTATGAGACGGCGCTGCAGCTGGAGAAGACGCCGGAGATTAAGCGACTGCTGCGCGAGGCCAAGTTTGCACTAAAGAAGTCGAAGCGAAAGGACTACTACAAGATACTGGGCATCGGGCGCAGTGCAACCGATGATGAGATCAAGAAGGCCTATCGCAAGAAGGCGCTGGTCCATCATCCCGATCGGCATGCCAACAGCAGTGCCGAGGAGCGCAAGGAGGAGGAACTGAAGTTCAAGGAGGTGGGCGAGGCGTACGCCATTCTCTCGGATGCTCGCAAAAAGGCGCGCTACGACAGCGGTCAGGACATTGAGGAACAGGAGCAGG CCGACTTCGATCCGAATCAAATGTTCCGCTCGTTCTTTCAATTCAACGGCGGCGGCGCCGGCGGTGGCCGTGGAAATTCGTTCAACTTTGAGTTCTAA
- the Tpr2 gene encoding dnaJ homolog subfamily C member 7 isoform X2, which produces MHKNSRPVPHGKGNCIFINPQRSDIAVNKMLYIAEEKKKLGNDQYKAQNYQNALKLYTDAISLCPDSAAYYGNRAACYMMLLNYNSALTDARHAIRIDPGFEKAYVRVAKCCLALGDIIGTEQAVKMVAELNSQSTAVAGEQTASQKLRQLEATIQTNYDTKAYRNVVFYLDSALKLAPACLRYRLLKAECLAYLGRCDEALDIAVGVMKLDTTSADAIYVRGLCLYYTDNLEKGILHFERALTLDPDHYKSKQMRSKCKQLKEMKENGNMLFKSGRYREAHVIYTDALKIDEHNKDINSKLLYNRALVNTRIGNQREAVADCNRVLELNNQYLKALLLRARCYNDLEKFEESVADYETALQLEKTPEIKRLLREAKFALKKSKRKDYYKILGIGRSATDDEIKKAYRKKALVHHPDRHANSSAEERKEEELKFKEVGEAYAILSDARKKARYDSGQDIEEQEQADFDPNQMFRSFFQFNGGGAGGGRGNSFNFEF; this is translated from the exons atgcataaaaatagtcgACCTGTACCACACGGAAAAGGCAACTGTATCTTTATAAATCCACAACGATCCGACATAGCGGTGAATAAAATGTTGta CATCGCCGAAGAGAAGAAGAAACTGGGCAACGACCAATACAAGGCGCAGAACTATCAGAATGCGCTCAAGCTCTACACAGACGCCATCTCGTTGTGTCCGGACTCGGCGGCCTATTACGGCAATCGTGCCGCCTGCTACATGATGCTGCTCAACTATAATAGCGCCCTCACAGACGCCCGCCACGCCATCCGCATCGATCCGGGCTTCGAGAAGGCCTACGTCCGGGTGGCCAAGTGCTGTCTGGCCCTGGGCGACATCATTGGCACCGAACAGGCGGTCAAAATGGTCGCCGAGCTGAATTCGCAGAGCACTGCTGTGGCTGGCGAACAGACGGCTTCGCAGAAGTTGCGCCAACTGGAGGCCACCATCCAGACGAACTACGATACAAAAGCCTATCGCAATGTGGTCTTTTACCTGGACAGCGCCCTGAAATTGGCACCCGCTTGCCTGAG ATACCGCCTGCTCAAGGCCGAATGCCTTGCCTATTTGGGCCGCTGTGACGAGGCCTTGGACATTGCCGTCGGGGTAATGAAGCTGGACACCACATCGGCGGATGCGATTTACGTGCGGGGACTGTGCCTCTACTACACGGACAACCTGGAGAAGGGCATCCTGCACTTCGAGCGCGCCCTGACCCTCGATCCCGATCACTACAAGTCCAAGCAGATGCGCAGCAAGTGCAAGCAGCTCAAGGAGATGAAGGAGAACGGCAACATGCTGTTCAAATCGGGCCGGTATCGCGAGGCGCATGTCATCTACACGGACGCCCTGAAGATCGACGAGCACAACAAGGACATCAACTCGAAGCTGCTCTACAATCGGGCGCTGGTCAACACACGTATCGGCAATCAGCGCGAGGCTGTGGCCGATTGCAATCGAGTGCTGGAGCTGAATAACCAGTATCTGAAGGCCCTGCTGTTGCGCGCCCGCTGCTACAATGATCTGGAGAAGTTCGAGGAGTCGGTGGCCGACTATGAGACGGCGCTGCAGCTGGAGAAGACGCCGGAGATTAAGCGACTGCTGCGCGAGGCCAAGTTTGCACTAAAGAAGTCGAAGCGAAAGGACTACTACAAGATACTGGGCATCGGGCGCAGTGCAACCGATGATGAGATCAAGAAGGCCTATCGCAAGAAGGCGCTGGTCCATCATCCCGATCGGCATGCCAACAGCAGTGCCGAGGAGCGCAAGGAGGAGGAACTGAAGTTCAAGGAGGTGGGCGAGGCGTACGCCATTCTCTCGGATGCTCGCAAAAAGGCGCGCTACGACAGCGGTCAGGACATTGAGGAACAGGAGCAGG CCGACTTCGATCCGAATCAAATGTTCCGCTCGTTCTTTCAATTCAACGGCGGCGGCGCCGGCGGTGGCCGTGGAAATTCGTTCAACTTTGAGTTCTAA
- the LOC108068793 gene encoding AT-rich interactive domain-containing protein 1B isoform X1, translating into MNFNPASVVAAAAAAAHQTSHHHHHHHHHPYLSHQQLQQHHQITTQQQQQVIPLPVGGGSLPVGGGSSGGGDISPKIMEWTNDDALELIEQYRCHTELWNRADPKYKDKLCRFRAWSEIAERFGCSKAEVERKMNVLLTQYRREKHKMFVKIYQGIQPNPSKWYAFKRFDFMEAGGGSLSGGSGAPGVNTSSGNLVPNPVSSSAAAAAHNGLNGLAAAAAAYESGTIAAAGNGGAPPGGPGVGGAPGSQPAMQHRRIKTKELKYFGAMGLNIPMLIANSQTLDSWNTAGQYSPPISGSGGGGSERGGSGGGGGVPPQQLRVPLPMSYHGGAGGSSSSDFQQSPLKTMDTSDNEDNNNTKEDVAAAAALGQLAAKVELRSPSRGGNGGGGGPGGGGGSSSSREPNDPVASEAIKSDRTLSEAGSSPIPNTNMHEAHKNHLLNSPAGGRAVTPRQAHEQMQMHHHQQQQHQHHVTQQLHHGHDELDIKQELVDYFHGQAVAVGNPAPPPPPESHRSYSSAGEESRLQLVDMAQDLRVAQAKANFGAFVLPPRGSDASNTPATTVAMPLNMRKLSGAASAGHMLMNSLLGSRESMSDGEDPDPDADNDEATESANSPGRNIKSSVSAQAAVAASAFYADSLNRDDCDFIGSNVSLKLRTMDRTQRIIAEKLISEVLYYGQFNELERSARIQPK; encoded by the exons ATGAACTTCAATCCGGCCAGCGTGGtagccgccgcagcagcagccgcacaTCAGACCTCccaccaccatcatcatcatcaccaccaCCCGTATTTGAGCCAccagcagttgcagcagcaccaccaaattaccacccaacaacaacagcaggtgATTCCACTGCCAGTGGGAGGAGGAAGTTTACCAGTGGGTGGTGGCAGTAGTGGTGGCGGCGATATATCGCCCAAAATCATGGAGTGGACCAACGACGATGCTCTGGAACTGATCGAGCAGTATCGCTGCCATACAGAGCTATGGAATCGAGCCGATCCCAAGTACAAGGATAAACTGTGTCGATTTCGGGCTTGGTCGGAGATAGCCGAGCGTTTCGGTTGCAGCAAGGCGGAGGTGGAGCGAAAGATGAATGTCCTGCTGACCCAATATCGGCGGGAGAAACACAAGATGTTTGTTAAGATATACCAGGGCATTCAGCCCAATCCGTCCAAATGGTATGCCTTCAAACGATTCGATTTCATGGAGGCGGGAGGTGGCAGCTTAAGCGGTGGTTCCGGCGCACCAGGTGTGAATACCTCGAGCGGTAATCTGGTTCCCAATCCCGTCTCCTCAtcggccgccgctgccgcccaCAATGGGCTGAACGGACTGGCGGCTGCAGCGGCAGCCTATGAAAGCGGTACGATTGCAGCGGCCGGAAATGGAGGAGCACCACCCGGTGGACCAGGCGTGGGTGGAGCTCCCGGTTCACAGCCCGCCATGCAGCATAGACGCATCAAGACCAAAGAGCTGAAATATTTCGGAGCG ATGGGCCTGAATATACCCATGCTGATAGCGAACAGTCAGACGCTGGACAGTTGGAATACGGCGGGTCAGTACTCGCCGCCGATATCGGGCTCAGGCGGTGGAGGATCAGAGAGAGGAGGAAGTGGTGGTGGAGGTGGAGTGCCCCCTCAGCAGCTGCGTGTGCCCCTGCCCATGAGCTATCATGGCGGAgctggcggcagcagcagtagtGATTTCCAGCAGAGTCCCCTGAAAACCATGGATACCTCGGACAATGAGGACAACAATAATACCAAGGAGGAtgtggcggcggcagcggcattGGGACAACTGGCTGCTAAAGTCGAGCTAAGATCGCCGTCGAGAGGAGgaaatggaggaggaggaggtcccGGTGGAGGAGGTGGCTCCTCCAGTAGTAGGGAGCCCAACGATCCAGTGGCCAGTGAAGCCATTAAATCGGATAGGACTCTAAGCGAAGCTGGCAGCAGTCCCATACCGAATACCAACATGCACGAGGCGCACAAGAATCACCTGCTGAACAGTCCGGCTGGAGGAAGAGCGGTTACCCCCCGGCAGGCGCACgagcagatgcagatgcaccaccatcagcagcagcagcaccagcaccaTGTTACTCAACAACTGCATCATGGCCACGATGAACTGGACATCAAGCAGGAGTTGGTGGACTATTTCCATGGCCAGGCGGTTGCCGTTGGTAATCCCgcaccgccgccaccgcccGAATCGCATCGTTCCTATAGCTCGGCGGGCGAGGAGAGTCGCCTGCAGTTGGTGGACATGGCCCAGGATCTGAGGGTGGCCCAGGCGAAGGCCAATTTCGGTGCCTTCGTCCTGCCGCCCAGGGGAAGTGATGCCAGCAACACACCAGCCACAACAGTCGCCATGCCCTTGAATATGCGAAAACTAAGCGGTGCCGCGAGTGCGGGTCACATGCTAATGAACTCGCTGCTCGGCTCCAGGGAGAGCATGTCGGATGGCGAGGATCCAGATCCGGATGCGGATAACGATGAGGCCACCGAATCGGCCAATAGTCCGGGTCGCAACATTAAGAGCAGTGTTTCCGCCCAGGCGGCCGTTGCGGCATCCGCCTTCTATGCCGACTCCCTGAATCGAGATGATTGCGATTTCATTGGATCAAATGTTTCGCTGAAGCTAAGGACCATGGATCGCACGCAAAGGATCATTGCGGAGAAGCTGATCAGCGAGGTCTTGTACTATGGGCAGTTTAACGAGCTGGAAAGATCGGCCAGGATACAGCCAAAGTGA
- the LOC108068793 gene encoding knirps-related protein isoform X2: MHYHNSNNNINLRSPGIPHRVPLESVATTNTSNMGLNIPMLIANSQTLDSWNTAGQYSPPISGSGGGGSERGGSGGGGGVPPQQLRVPLPMSYHGGAGGSSSSDFQQSPLKTMDTSDNEDNNNTKEDVAAAAALGQLAAKVELRSPSRGGNGGGGGPGGGGGSSSSREPNDPVASEAIKSDRTLSEAGSSPIPNTNMHEAHKNHLLNSPAGGRAVTPRQAHEQMQMHHHQQQQHQHHVTQQLHHGHDELDIKQELVDYFHGQAVAVGNPAPPPPPESHRSYSSAGEESRLQLVDMAQDLRVAQAKANFGAFVLPPRGSDASNTPATTVAMPLNMRKLSGAASAGHMLMNSLLGSRESMSDGEDPDPDADNDEATESANSPGRNIKSSVSAQAAVAASAFYADSLNRDDCDFIGSNVSLKLRTMDRTQRIIAEKLISEVLYYGQFNELERSARIQPK; encoded by the exons ATGCATTACCACAATAGTAATAATAACATAAATTTGAGATCCCCAGGGATTCCACATAGAGTTCCCCTAGAATCGGTAGCAACTACAAACACATCCAAC ATGGGCCTGAATATACCCATGCTGATAGCGAACAGTCAGACGCTGGACAGTTGGAATACGGCGGGTCAGTACTCGCCGCCGATATCGGGCTCAGGCGGTGGAGGATCAGAGAGAGGAGGAAGTGGTGGTGGAGGTGGAGTGCCCCCTCAGCAGCTGCGTGTGCCCCTGCCCATGAGCTATCATGGCGGAgctggcggcagcagcagtagtGATTTCCAGCAGAGTCCCCTGAAAACCATGGATACCTCGGACAATGAGGACAACAATAATACCAAGGAGGAtgtggcggcggcagcggcattGGGACAACTGGCTGCTAAAGTCGAGCTAAGATCGCCGTCGAGAGGAGgaaatggaggaggaggaggtcccGGTGGAGGAGGTGGCTCCTCCAGTAGTAGGGAGCCCAACGATCCAGTGGCCAGTGAAGCCATTAAATCGGATAGGACTCTAAGCGAAGCTGGCAGCAGTCCCATACCGAATACCAACATGCACGAGGCGCACAAGAATCACCTGCTGAACAGTCCGGCTGGAGGAAGAGCGGTTACCCCCCGGCAGGCGCACgagcagatgcagatgcaccaccatcagcagcagcagcaccagcaccaTGTTACTCAACAACTGCATCATGGCCACGATGAACTGGACATCAAGCAGGAGTTGGTGGACTATTTCCATGGCCAGGCGGTTGCCGTTGGTAATCCCgcaccgccgccaccgcccGAATCGCATCGTTCCTATAGCTCGGCGGGCGAGGAGAGTCGCCTGCAGTTGGTGGACATGGCCCAGGATCTGAGGGTGGCCCAGGCGAAGGCCAATTTCGGTGCCTTCGTCCTGCCGCCCAGGGGAAGTGATGCCAGCAACACACCAGCCACAACAGTCGCCATGCCCTTGAATATGCGAAAACTAAGCGGTGCCGCGAGTGCGGGTCACATGCTAATGAACTCGCTGCTCGGCTCCAGGGAGAGCATGTCGGATGGCGAGGATCCAGATCCGGATGCGGATAACGATGAGGCCACCGAATCGGCCAATAGTCCGGGTCGCAACATTAAGAGCAGTGTTTCCGCCCAGGCGGCCGTTGCGGCATCCGCCTTCTATGCCGACTCCCTGAATCGAGATGATTGCGATTTCATTGGATCAAATGTTTCGCTGAAGCTAAGGACCATGGATCGCACGCAAAGGATCATTGCGGAGAAGCTGATCAGCGAGGTCTTGTACTATGGGCAGTTTAACGAGCTGGAAAGATCGGCCAGGATACAGCCAAAGTGA